From bacterium, the proteins below share one genomic window:
- the rpmE gene encoding 50S ribosomal protein L31, translated as MKKGIHPKYEATTITCSCGNVINTRSTSKDIHVEICSSCHPFYTGKEKLLDAAGRVEQFRKRYAKKDGAEAKPKAAAKAEVKAEAKPKAEPKPKAEAKPKAAAKA; from the coding sequence ATGAAAAAGGGCATACATCCCAAGTACGAGGCCACCACCATCACCTGCAGCTGCGGCAATGTCATCAACACCCGCTCCACCTCCAAGGACATCCACGTGGAAATCTGCTCCAGCTGTCATCCTTTCTATACCGGAAAAGAGAAGCTGCTGGATGCCGCCGGCCGGGTGGAACAGTTCCGCAAGCGCTATGCCAAGAAGGACGGCGCCGAGGCCAAGCCCAAAGCCGCCGCCAAGGCCGAAGTAAAGGCCGAGGCCAAGCCCAAGGCCGAGCCGAAACCCAAAGCCGAAGCCAAGCCCAAGGCCGCTGCCAAAGCCTAA
- the thiC gene encoding phosphomethylpyrimidine synthase ThiC, which translates to MNIHESIIKKIAEDERVPWETIKEGLEQGTIVIPMNKNRRLLKPCAVGKGLRTKVNANIGTSQDTAELSIELEKLKAAVGAGADAIMDLSTGGDIDAVRREILLQCPVPLGTVPIYQAAIEAVKNKKSLVEMTVNEIFSVIERQARDGVDFLTVHCGITSESVKRLKQEGRVASVVSRGGAFTIEWMTYNKAENPLYQYYDRLLDICKEHNVTLSLGDGFRPGCLADATDRAQIQELITLGELVDRARAAGVQAMVEGPGHVPIDQIETNVKIQKELCKGAPFYVLGPLVTDIAPGYDHITAAIGGAWAAYFGADFLCYVTPSEHLKLPDIDDVREGVIVLRIAAHAADIAKGVPGAREWDLKMSQARKALDWDKQIELSINPPHARQVYESAPKRESGACTMCGDYCSMKKMNEVEKK; encoded by the coding sequence TTGAACATCCACGAGAGCATCATCAAGAAGATTGCCGAGGACGAAAGGGTCCCCTGGGAGACCATTAAAGAAGGCCTGGAACAGGGCACCATCGTGATCCCCATGAACAAGAACCGCCGGCTGTTGAAGCCCTGCGCGGTGGGCAAGGGCCTTAGAACCAAGGTCAACGCCAACATCGGCACCTCGCAGGACACGGCCGAGCTGTCCATTGAACTGGAGAAGCTGAAGGCCGCGGTGGGGGCCGGGGCCGACGCCATCATGGACCTTTCCACCGGCGGCGACATCGACGCGGTGCGGCGGGAGATACTGCTGCAGTGTCCGGTGCCACTGGGAACCGTGCCCATCTATCAGGCGGCCATCGAGGCGGTGAAGAACAAAAAATCCCTGGTGGAGATGACCGTGAACGAGATCTTCTCGGTGATCGAGCGCCAGGCCAGGGACGGGGTGGACTTTCTGACCGTTCACTGCGGCATCACATCGGAATCCGTCAAACGCCTTAAGCAGGAGGGCCGGGTGGCCAGCGTGGTCAGCCGGGGCGGGGCCTTTACCATCGAATGGATGACCTATAACAAGGCCGAGAACCCGCTTTACCAGTATTACGACCGTCTGCTGGATATCTGCAAGGAGCACAACGTCACCTTAAGTCTGGGCGACGGATTCCGGCCGGGCTGTCTGGCCGACGCCACCGACCGGGCCCAGATCCAGGAGCTCATTACCCTGGGCGAACTGGTGGACCGGGCCCGGGCCGCCGGGGTCCAAGCCATGGTGGAAGGGCCGGGCCACGTGCCGATAGACCAGATAGAGACCAATGTCAAGATACAAAAGGAACTGTGCAAGGGCGCGCCGTTCTATGTGCTGGGCCCGCTGGTCACCGACATCGCGCCGGGTTACGACCACATCACCGCGGCCATCGGCGGGGCCTGGGCGGCCTACTTCGGGGCGGACTTCCTTTGCTACGTCACCCCCAGCGAACACCTGAAACTGCCGGACATAGATGACGTCCGGGAAGGGGTGATAGTCCTGCGGATAGCGGCCCACGCCGCCGACATCGCCAAGGGCGTGCCGGGGGCCAGGGAATGGGACCTGAAGATGTCCCAGGCCCGCAAGGCCCTGGACTGGGACAAACAGATAGAACTTTCCATCAACCCGCCCCACGCCCGGCAGGTTTACGAATCTGCACCAAAGAGGGAAAGCGGGGCCTGCACAATGTGCGGGGATTATTGTTCCATGAAGAAGATGAACGAAGTGGAGAAGAAGTGA